In Ischnura elegans chromosome 3, ioIscEleg1.1, whole genome shotgun sequence, the sequence GTCATTGAGGTGACCAATTAGGGCAGATATATTCGTAATATTTCATATGTTTTCACTTTAATGGCATTACCAAGAGTGGGGATATTTAGATAGAAATTGTTGTGTTGAAGCATCTAACACTATTGAGTTCTACCCATGTTTGCTGGCTAAGGGTGACCACTGTTTAACTAGCAGGGATGTAAGCAAAACCATTACCACCCCAGCCAACCAAATGCAGGAGAGAACCTGAAAATGCTTCTgtatttaatatacataaatacCTAGAAAGGATCGGTATGAGCTAAAACATTTTAGTTtatatgttattataattattaaatactttAATAGAAGTGAATCATTAATATAATACTAGGATCCTTTCAACTCTTCCATCATTCACATTAAGCCCTCACTCAAAATAATTTCTCTAACCCTTAAGATTAAGAATAACATAAATTGTTCATCACCTTGATAAACAACCCACTGCAGGTATCACTTAAGCTTAGTATTTTAAGTTCTAAAATCACCACGTTATTTATTTCAAGAGCCATCATTTCCCTTGTTTGCAGAAGATCTCTGACGTCAAAACACACTGGCAACTGGGATTCATCATGCTCAGGGATTAAGGGTGCTTTGCGCAGGATGTCGCATGTGAAAAGCGATGACAGTGGTGGAGATGTTGGAGGCAACAGGAGCAGCCCTCCCGAGGTGAGTCGCAGCCGAAGGAAACGGAGCAGAGGGAGAGACCATGAGTCCGAGgaccaggaggaggaggaggatgacgGTGGCGACAGAAGGAGGAGGAGCTCAGAAGAGTCACAGCCAAAGCATGAGGTGATAGGGGAGGGACTGCCACTTCTGACACGGCTGAGAATGCTTCGGGAgaaggaggagagggagaggaagATGAGGGAAAGGCGGCGGAGCAGCAGCAAGGAATCCGACGGAGAGAAGAGCCAAGATTCCGAGGCCCAGAAGTCTAAACACGAAGACCAGGAGGGTAAGTCCAAACCGGTTGAGGTCATCGGAGAGGGCCTGCCACTCTTCACAAGACTGAGAATGCTGAGGGAGAAGGAAGAGAGGGAAGCAGCTGCTGCAGCAGCGGCAGAGAGAAAGGCACAAGCAGAGAAGGAAGGCCATGAGGGGAGCCGTAGAAAATCTTCGACCACCTCGTGCGGTGCATCACAGACCTCCCCTCCACCCATTGCTGAGGCAGAGGAGAGGGATCTGCCAAGCAACGAGGAAGTGAAGCCACCACCCAGGTCAGCTCGTCCCCTCATCCAAAGGCTCCTCCTGCTCAAGGccaaggaagagaaagaaaaggagTCGGTGGCAACACAGAGCCAGTCCCCCTCTGCTCAGAGCACTACCGCCCCTTCTACGTCCACAAGTGCTCCCTCCACGACCACAGCTTGCTCAGAGAGTTCAGAGAATGTCCCGAGTGCATCCGTGCCAATGACGACCACAACCTCCTCTCAAATTTCAGTAGCAGTAGTGCCTCCCAGAACTCGTGACCTTAATCAGAGTGAATGCAAGGGAAAGAGTGAAGTTCCTTACATGGACAGTAGTTGCGGTCCGAACGCGAGTGAATGTTGTGAGGGGAGAGTGCAAGAGACCTGCATGAGGACAAATGCAGCACAAGTTTCAAGTGCCCAAACTTCAGCAGAAGACTCAGTGTCAATTAACCAAGATGCCGGTGCTCAGTCCACGTGTGCCTCGGGTACGTTGCCAAGTGTAGTTCTacaggtggaggaggagggggagttgGTGGGGAGGGTTTCAGAGGAGCCCGACAAGGAACTTTGCAGTGCAGCCACAGAGAGAAGGCAGGAGTTCAGGTCACCCAAACCTCAGATTTTGAGACTGCGGGGGGACAAAAATTATGTTTCAGTTGATGACCTCTCCCCTGAATACTGTGGCTTACCCTTTgtcaaaaagttaaaaatcctCAATGATAGACAAAGACTAGCTGAATTGGAAAAAAGTTCAAGTCTGGACAGTGGAGATTGCACTGACAGAATTGATCCTTGTTATCGTAGTTTGTCTAGAAGCTTCTCAGATGCAAGTTATATTTCACATACAGGTCCTTCAAGTTCACAGAGTAGAACAAGTGATTCCTTATATACAAATAGTGTAGTGGCAAGAGACAAGAGTGactgtgatgatgatgagtgcTCACATAGGACTGAGGACGAGGATTTGCGGAACCTTTCCCCAGAAAGTAATGAGACATTAGAGAGGCAAAATTTgaagagcattttaaaaaaattatcagggTCTATTGCAGGGGATGATGATACGACCAAGAAGGGTGGAGGTTCTATTAAGTCTGAAGAAAAGACTAATTATCTTGGTGCTACAAAAAAGGACCTTCACCAACTGATGCGTGCCCCAACTGTTGAGGGTTATGCAGCAAGGCACAGTAAGCTGACCAAAAGTGTCACTTTTAATAGGGATACATTGCCATCCCCACCTCGCACACCTACCGCGACCACAGTTACTCCCGGTGCTCCAGTACTTAACACACCTGACTTAGCTGCTTCGGTTGTCCAAGAAAAATCTTTAGCAGGGCAAGAACCAAACTCACTCCATCAGCCTGGCATATCCATAACAAGACCTACAGCCTTGCCTACTACTTTAGATAGTAGGCATTTTTTAGGGCAAGGTGCTGCCGATTTTCTCTCAGTCAAAGAGGATGAATGCTTTGGTGGAGTTCTTTTAGGtatcaagcaagtaattcaatcCCATGTGGTAAGTACTAATTAATTCATTGAAtagatttatttatcttatgtatccatcttaaaaaaattcattgaaaacttcGGAACCCTAAATGCTATTATGACATAATTTTGATGTTGTTGTCAACatgagaaaaaaggtaaaaaatattaaaattagatgaaaaaataccttaaaatgttgGAGAGAACACCACTGGAAGAACTGAGTTTGAAACTGACTTGAAAATATGcactatataataatttaatatgaatataaGCAACTTATTGGCACAAGATTCCGGTACAACCTCTGTTGAAACTCACTTAAACCTCTGTTGAAACTCACTTAAAAGTATGGTCAAAGACTCTTAAAACTGTTTCTTGACAAGTTTCAATGGAGATCAGGACAGCTTTGATGtactaaaacaataaaattcataacaGCTTATTGAACAGGCGTTGAAGACAGACTTCAAGGCAGTTTCAACTCAGCCACTTGCACCACTATTTTGGGTAAGAGTTCGACACAGATTCTAAACAACCTAAGATGAAATAATATCAACAAGAAATACTGAATATTTCTCAGTGAGAAGACTTTACCCAACATTGGTGGGAGGAGAGAAGGAAAACTGAGGTCTGCAGCCATAAGACAAATGCTATACTGCCTCATAGCAGTGACATTAAtgcatatatgtacatatgtagtTGAATAAGCTACTTATTAAAAGATAAATGTACACGTATAAAATGATTTATAGctatataattaatttatggcTACAAATAAAAGCCCAGAGGCCTTATGTAATCTTCAGAGTCACAGTAAGAGAGAAATATgacttatacataataatatgACTGAAGTGGCACAGTAAGATGAGTCATATTTCTCTCTCACCATGTCACTCACTTAAGAGAGGAATATGATATAAGCCATATTCGTCTCTTCCTATGACTAATAAATGCTAAAGAATGACAAAATATCACAAGATTAGAGCAAAAGCAAAATTTGTTAACACACACCTTGCAGGGGACCAAGCCTTTTCATCAAGTATGTACATATTCGTAGTGATATTTTATAAAGTCTATTGTCCTTTCATTTTGCTCTCTTTCCACGAACCTCTGAAGGTTTGGACCTGGACTTTTTCTGAACATATTAGGCTAAGTGAAACACAAATAACCTACCTAAAAGGAATGGTATAGGTAAGgtcaaaatattgacaaaactgtCTAAACTTGATCATATACGTATGTAGTTAAAGGAAAAACGGAAGGATGATGGTATTCTCTCAATTCATACAACATTTTCTGTTAGACCCGACTCTGAAAGCCTTTACTAAATGACATATACAATTAAAAGACCATTGCCTTCAGGATTTACTCTGCTTGTCTTCACTCTATCTGATGACATTTTTGCCGATGTTGCACACTTCCTCAGGCCAGTGAAGAGGCCAGAAGAAGGCAACTCCAATGCTGGCAAAACTGCTATCCAATACATACAAGGAAGACATAAGGACTACATCCTGAAAGTAACGATGCTTTATCATTTTCATCCCTTCTAAGCCGATACAAAGATATCATAAACAACTTACTAAAGTGTTTTACTCAATTTCCTGATACCCCAAACCAGCAAAGAAAATTTTTCGCATCTAACAAATTACAATGCTATATGTATAACATATTTATATGTTTCCATGGGAAAATATTGAGGCTTCATGGACCCTATCTTTAAAACACATAATGCGCTTACTGAGAGAAATGATCTGTATCCATTCTGATACTGATTCATCTATTCCAGGATGAAATTCAGAGTAGATTCCAAGAGAAATTCCTTTCTTTGGAATCAGAAGTAAAGAAGCGTGATGAAATTATACGTCTACTGGAGAAGCGCATCAGTGAGTTGGAGCAGGTAAGTAATATTACAGCTATAATCCTTAAGGTTTAACGCAATCAATAATACTATGATAAATGCAAATGAACAATTTTCACATCCCTGccttcaattttaattcaaaatcactaGCATACGAAGAATATTTCTGTGCTGTAAACATCATTCGATCGAACCATACAAAAAActcagcaaataaaattataagactGATGTCTAGAacacatgaaattattttaaatggtagTGATGTAGGTCTTTGAGGTACTCATTCCAAATAAATAGTGTAATTCTCTGCTGAAGGTTTCTCATAATTTCTTTTCAGCCTGACACTGGTACACGCACGAATGGCAATACAGTTTCAGAAGATGATGATGACTCTTCATCCTCAACTGATGAAATTAATCCTTTTATGGTGAGAAAATTTACAATTGATCCACTTTGAGTACCAGCTCCAGATTCTTTTAATATGTGAAAATTCAATTTGTCCCCACAGAGAGGTGACTCTGCAGATACTGTCGTAACAGCTGAATTGGAAGATGACATTCAAGTAGATGACTACTTCGATAATAATTCACTGGACCGGGGTGGTGACATGATACGACAGAGAAGTAAAACATCCAGCAAGAGAACAGTATCCCATTCCTTCTCAGAAGACACGTCACTTAAGGAAGATGATGCGAGCAGATCCACAGCATTATCACAGTGGCTCAGTAATAGAGACGGAGATTTTAAAATGTCCTTCTCGTCAACATCATCCTCTTCTTCCTTCACTTCCTCATCCCCCTCCTCCAGCCCATCTTCCTCAAGCCAAGATGAAAACGACGACATCCAGACACCAACCAGAAACAAAGATTGGGAGGTGCAGATGCTGGCTAGGGAGATGGAGAGACAACAAGGAGTACGACGACTGAAAGAGTATGATGAGCAAGCAGAGAGAGGAGGCAAGGCAGCAGATGACGATGAGGACCTTGACAGCCATCATCGCTTGGCAAGACGGTTCCTAAAGCTCTCACGATCTGAGCGTGAGCTGCTCGAGAGATTGCTGGGCTCGGAAGATGATGCTGACGAGGAGGAAACGGAGGAGCGAGAAGCAAGCAATCCCACGTGGCAACAGAGTAGGAGTTTGCGACAATTACGGAAGAAGGTGAGAAAGGGAGAGAGCAGGAGGAAAGGAGCAGTGTCATCAAGGAAGAAAAATGGTGGCAAGTCGAAAGGAAGTGGTGGTGACAGTAGATCCACATCGCAGGATGCGAGCTTAGAAGCTGATGCCTTAGCAGAAGCGAAGAAACGAAAAGCATGGATAGGACAACAGTTACTGAATGCTCGGTCCCTTGAGGAAGCTGGTTCATCAAGCAACAACATTCCCTCATCATCGGCATCCCGCAGAAGAGCTGCATCAATGGGACAGCTTCCATTTCTGTTGCCCCTGCCAAGTTTATCGTCACTATCAAACTCTTTCCGGGGCATAGCCAAGGCCGCAACAGGGCAAGCATCATCTCAAATCCCTGAACCAGATCCTGAAAAGGCTGTGGTTACGATCTCAGGAAGTGGTCACAGTAGCAGCGATTGTCCACTCGATACGACAATTGTATCAAAACCTTCACCTGTTCCTAAGCTCTGAAGGTTGATGAGTGATGAATTAAGCATCTCAATTATCAATATCCATTCATCACTCAGTTTAATAAATTCTTGTGATTTTAGTaggttattaaaaattcaaagacATTACCTAGGCCATGATCGTATTCAAGGGAGACACTGGTGAGTGTGTGCGACTAAATACTGCACTCAAACAGTGACTGTGTTTCTCTACACCAAGGTTACACCTTGAGGACACTGCTGAACAAATATCCTTTTACCCTGAAGGGGGACTCAAGTGATCAAAATAGCTTCCAGATCTAACAAAGCACAAAAAAGTGATTAAGGTATTTTCAACCATTCAAACACTGATTTGAGTACCAAAACATTATCATTCTAAAGGGGAAGTTATATAACACCATATATTCTGTTGTATTCTTTTGCGGGTCACAAAATCTGTACAAATGTCATCACTCTCTTTCTTTTGTTATGCTTTTTTCTTTTAACTccctaaaaaaaatgttaaaaatattttggaaagtcCTGATAAAGCATTGCCCTGCCTGACACGGGTACATTTTGATTTATTCACATATTCTTATAATTCTCAGAATGAATTCCCCTTGAAAATCCAATGATCACAAATGCTCCATGGATTGAAAACACAGAACTTTTTATCACTGTTgacatttataaatcaatttttaattggtCGTAATGTGTGAAACTTGTTTGAGAAGCCATTGAGAAAGGAATGATGTATTTTACTATGAATTTGTTGCTAAAATGTGGTTACAAGAATATCTTTATTAAAACctatgaggataaaataaaattcccctGACTTTAATTATTGCCATGCTAATGAGCGCAAAGggtgatgtttatttttaatgcatgttttcattggtgcatttttatagaaaaatgggGAAGGTAAATTTACTTCAAGAAGGTAAGCAAGCttcaaattaagaaatatttagtCTTGTGATCGCCAATAACAGATGCAATACCATAATGAAATTGAAGCACTTCACATTGAGCGTCTCCACTTTAATATAACTTCAACTTTTGTGGCTAAAATGACTTCAATAGATTATCCTCTTAAACTTTGCCGTCCAAACATTAGTGCCAATTATAAGGCatggattaaataatttaatgaagaCTATGATCCTATATTTACTATAAGCTCCAAGTACCTATTATACCTAAATGAGAATCAAGTGTTCTTCCATCATCTTTTGAATATGAAATAGAACAATGTATAATATTACGATACAGGGAAACCCAATGTATAAAGTAAGTAAGCTTACCAAAAGCATTATGATAAGGACAGAGGTATTGTTATAACATTGTTTTTACtgttgctgtttttttattatttaataaaaaggtaattattaaaatatgcccaagaaaataaaatcaagacATGATACTGAGAATTCATCTAAGTAATTTATCCattatttgaaaaatgcaaaGACAGATTTACATATTCTGAGGTCAGATACTGACTCTCTGAAAAGAAATTTAACTCACAGTTTTACACTACAGCATATGAACTTTAGATACCTATTAACAGTAAATAAATGACAAACATaatcaaaaatgtcaaaatttgaaTTACTGGACAATCAAAAAATAATCTCATCATTTAGTAGCTGACCctactaaaataaaattgaaataatttagaaGAAAATCTCTCCTGCCTTAATTGTAAATCTGTCATTGCAGACCTTGTACCCATGAATgcctgtataaaataaaaaaatggcagtgAAAAGACatcataaacagaaaaatgaaaaatcgagGTGGAATGGTCTAAAATGTATGAATAGATCAATAATTTCACTGCTGATGCCTAAATAGTATCAGTTTTCTCCATGAcattttttttcctggaaaatacACTTGATTTTGGTTTCATATGGATTTAACTACCTCCAAGTATTACTAAGACAACAAATCCCTCTGATTAAGAAACTTCTATAAAATAATGTGCCGGAAAGTCAGTCTGCCACATTGCATCAAAAAAAGCCCTATCTTATCAGGTAATAGATCAGTCAAAGAGACCAAgagtaggaataaaattaaagcattataatagcaatattttaatGGATGCTGAAAAAAATAAGTCTTTAGTTTCATACAAGACTGGCGCTATGCAACCGAAACATTGGAAAGATATGAAACCAGGTTTTGTCTTTCATGACCAAGTAACACAAAATCAAAAATGTTGATGACTGACGATTATAGACCAACAAATGATCGATTATTTTGCGGATCCATAGTTCTCATCATTTTTATCAAGCCCAATGAAACCTGAAGCTTTAAAGCAGATTCAAAAGGTATGCACTCAATGCAAGTTATTGCtttcgatgaaaataatttttttactatctcaAAAGCAATAAGCTACATTGCAACatagaatcacaaaaatattaaccatttatggtatttggagaagatTGAAAGTCAAATTTGTATGAAACAAACAATTCAGTATTCAGCTTGATTCTACAAAAATGACAACAACGTTAACCAGAATAACTGATGCACTTCAAATTATCTTTATAATGTAATATAGTCTccttatgcattaaaatattatggaTATGGTTAACCCAAATCCCTGTTCTAATGGTAATGGAAGATGCAAATGGCAAATATAGCACGCAGCCACATATTACCTATTTAAGATGAGACATTGTTAcaattaataattcataataaaataactcATCCAATACAGCCTCAATAATACTGCAAGAATGGGCTCATTCAGAAAATTAACAAGCCTCCTGgatatttttgttgccatttcgCTGAGCAAGTTACAAGATATGATTCCCTCCTAAATTACTTCTTATATAGCCTTAGATCTCAGCAAGTGCACTAAAGTACAGCTAATACAAGACCAAATGAGACAAACATCTTAAAAAAGCATTACATAGCAAGAAAGGCAGGATAAATTATCACACATTCTTTACCACGAGGCATGTATTCACACCTAAAATATCAGGAAAAAGCTGTGATTCATGTATTAAGTTGATAACTTCCACCAGCAGGAAATTATTTccagagttaaaaataaaattcactaccaTTACAATGCTGAAAAGGGTGTCAagttacttgatttttttcagttttacctGATATCACCAGGCTTGCAAAAACTTAAGACTAAGATTAAGTAGTAACCCAAGTCCATTACAAGGTGGAACTCAACAGCTTAAAAATTTTTCTCCGGCCTCATGTGGATCTGGTCCGGCCATCAACGCCCACTGCCACCTCTCACCATCACCATGCCCTCTGCCATAGAGGCAGGTGAGATTTCATTCAAAAGTAGATAACACATGCTGCACTACACACAAGGTCAGGCAAGGCAGCCAGTTACAAAGTTTGTTAAAACAACCTcacaaattttaagaaataattcttCAGTGATGCCAGTTAATTCTGCATTCCAACACAATACCACATAGCTCTGAATGTAGCTCGTGCCTCAATCTTTACTTAATATCTCTGGGAGTAAAGAAGGAAGCGTAAATTgctttttttctgcaaaaattagGGTTAATTAAGAGAAACATAGCACTTCATGTTTTGGATGAAaactatatttatatatataccaATGGTGATAGTTTGTTCCTAAAAATTCACCATAaacattccaaaaataaatatcataactcTTAATCTACCCTCATAAAAAGTATCATTTTTCTGGTGTTCTAAAACAGccaaaaattttgtttggatcATGCTGAAATTTTTGCAAACTCCAGTACCAGACACGAGAATAGCTTCCTCTATTCATCTCATGCAAAAAAAGACCATGTGTCCAACACATTTTATCTTCACTAATAAAGGTGGTTGCTGCCGAGGTATCTCAATGTTTTCTCATGTTACATacattcaatttaaatgtttggCTCTGATTACCAGTCTGATGGTTCAAGAAAGAAATGACTCATTTTTGCAATGGAAATTTGTGCACTAAAAACTGTTAATTGGTAAATTCACAACttcaaattacaaattaaattagcAGTTACTGAGGATACTAATCTATGCATGAAAGTGCTTCAGGTCTAACCAAAAGCAAGATTTACAGCTTGAATTGGCCTCCAAATAGGCCTTTCAGGCTAACTAAAGCCACTGAAATGAGCTGCATAACAAATTTCTGATATGTTTGATGCAGAGATTAGCAACCAATTTTTACAGAGATTAAGAAGGTATGGATAAAAAGAAGGTTCCTTGCTCAAGTTGAAGATAAACATTGCACTCTGCATTGGAAATGTTGATGTAACAAAAAGTCTTTAGCATAATTTGATGCCTAATGTCCAAGGAACAGAAAAAATCCATTACTTAGCATTTATCAAATGATTTTAGGATCATGGGAGCTAAAATTCAAAATGCTTTTTGAAACatgtcaaaatgttttatttatagtCAATTTTAACAATATCAACTTAGAACCACCATACTGTGATGATCATATCATAACCTACAACTTCACAAATTCTTGATTTACATTTCCCATTTTAGTTCTAGGTTGAACGATATTTTCCATACACCCATTGGTGAACAAGCGCAAAGTAGTTTCTAGCATGGTGAAGACTAATTATTTTTAAGGTCATTACAGCTGAACACCGAGTTCAAACCATGCTTCTAGTGCATACATATATATGTTGAACAAACTGAAgactacaaaaaaaatatcaggCTTTGAGTacacgattttcaaataaaaattttcagaatatattaATCCCAAGCATTTCGAATGAACAGTACATTTACACTCAAAAAACGCTATGGAATTTGTGAACTAAATACATGAAATTTATGTACAAAGAAGGTAGAGACAATAACAACAGTATGCCTAACACTAATAAATTTTCCACAAGAgaattatcaataataataaacttaaaaaaactaataacaaATGGTATATCGTTCATTCaatcattataaatatatttggctagaaaaaatatgtaagtatTCATACCCATTTATTCATGGTgatttgatataaaattttggGACAAATTCTTGATGCAAACAACATTGAAACATAGCATCAATCAAATCCAAACGAcattatttttctcatggaaatgttGTGTCATAATCACAGTAATTTTAGGTGAACAGAAAAATATATGTCCAGTCCATACATAAATCTTGGTACACATGCTTTGCTATACGCAGCTGAGAATCACATAATCATGTAGATACCAGACATCACTTTTTTAAAATCTGTTTCATATCTCGATTTTGTCTAGTGATTGATAAATCAGCACGATCAGCCTTGgttgatatattttcaattaaatcattTTGAACATCAATTTCTTCACCAAGACCCCTGGCTAGACCCTTAAGAC encodes:
- the LOC124155693 gene encoding serine-rich adhesin for platelets-like, producing MVEEVDGRSSPGADGGPSGAAGEDGDGGRESVAGPAGEGGGGSSPGGGQQHQPSSQQQQPPPATAAAAAGGGGGRPDMVDSTFGRQAAVRPAAPETTSPSAAAASSSSKGKGKRPPPPSTLPTREGRRGEEEEGGGRGKGDGGGGGKKSSDKSPGLRTKSNQRWMKLRTTVQLSGAISSTIQKKPPLKREDSFLKRFSTRQIPETQETMDTGDDGDDGGSSSAGGGGGGGGGGGGGGRGCGGGSSSHPASDERRRRRRRMAHHRRRQVSPRSVINPDENFYFYWLFVLTACVLYNLWTLIVRQSFPELQAGLPVFWRCGDAFGDTVFLLDVAVQFRTGYLEQGLMVYDSKKLASHYISSKAFLLDLFALTPLDLVQLSPKVGPNPILRFPRFLKMYRLVDYYYMVESRTVYPNLWRVVNLVHILLILAHWFGCFYYLLSEAEGFQGDWVYPHRLEGDYATLTRKYLGSLYWSTLTLTTIGDLPTPETNAEYVFTIVSYLIGVFIFATIVGQVGNVITNRNANRLEFERLLDGAKTYMRHHKVPGDMKRRVLRWYDYSWSRGRIQGGGDINTALGLLPDKLKTELALHVNLSVLKKVTIFQECQPEFLHDLVLKMKAYIFTPGDLICRKGEVAREMFIIADGILEVMSETGRVLTTMKAGDFFGEIGILNLDGLNKRTADVRSVGYSELFSLSREDVLAAMKDYPEAQEILQALGRKRLMEARNSGARGGSRKAISRSSTKAPSTPSPASTKSSPPALGKGHSKDEIQIENEKEKTRGLQWQESTSSSSPALLAGTPGENAGDADGATTGKKIVERLKSDVMGLREVLRKSKRIATRGMTEEAIELQPLTKDTPSSSTTAGSSQDKSPQLKALLLRSLTSKHTGNWDSSCSGIKGALRRMSHVKSDDSGGDVGGNRSSPPEVSRSRRKRSRGRDHESEDQEEEEDDGGDRRRRSSEESQPKHEVIGEGLPLLTRLRMLREKEERERKMRERRRSSSKESDGEKSQDSEAQKSKHEDQEGKSKPVEVIGEGLPLFTRLRMLREKEEREAAAAAAAERKAQAEKEGHEGSRRKSSTTSCGASQTSPPPIAEAEERDLPSNEEVKPPPRSARPLIQRLLLLKAKEEKEKESVATQSQSPSAQSTTAPSTSTSAPSTTTACSESSENVPSASVPMTTTTSSQISVAVVPPRTRDLNQSECKGKSEVPYMDSSCGPNASECCEGRVQETCMRTNAAQVSSAQTSAEDSVSINQDAGAQSTCASGTLPSVVLQVEEEGELVGRVSEEPDKELCSAATERRQEFRSPKPQILRLRGDKNYVSVDDLSPEYCGLPFVKKLKILNDRQRLAELEKSSSLDSGDCTDRIDPCYRSLSRSFSDASYISHTGPSSSQSRTSDSLYTNSVVARDKSDCDDDECSHRTEDEDLRNLSPESNETLERQNLKSILKKLSGSIAGDDDTTKKGGGSIKSEEKTNYLGATKKDLHQLMRAPTVEGYAARHSKLTKSVTFNRDTLPSPPRTPTATTVTPGAPVLNTPDLAASVVQEKSLAGQEPNSLHQPGISITRPTALPTTLDSRHFLGQGAADFLSVKEDECFGGVLLGIKQVIQSHVDEIQSRFQEKFLSLESEVKKRDEIIRLLEKRISELEQPDTGTRTNGNTVSEDDDDSSSSTDEINPFMRGDSADTVVTAELEDDIQVDDYFDNNSLDRGGDMIRQRSKTSSKRTVSHSFSEDTSLKEDDASRSTALSQWLSNRDGDFKMSFSSTSSSSSFTSSSPSSSPSSSSQDENDDIQTPTRNKDWEVQMLAREMERQQGVRRLKEYDEQAERGGKAADDDEDLDSHHRLARRFLKLSRSERELLERLLGSEDDADEEETEEREASNPTWQQSRSLRQLRKKVRKGESRRKGAVSSRKKNGGKSKGSGGDSRSTSQDASLEADALAEAKKRKAWIGQQLLNARSLEEAGSSSNNIPSSSASRRRAASMGQLPFLLPLPSLSSLSNSFRGIAKAATGQASSQIPEPDPEKAVVTISGSGHSSSDCPLDTTIVSKPSPVPKL